From Impatiens glandulifera chromosome 7, dImpGla2.1, whole genome shotgun sequence:
TATTGATAGTCAACGCATGAACAACGACTACGACTATGATGATCTACGTACTTGCGCTCTCCGTTTTCGATTACTAAGGCAACAAGGATATAATGTTTCTTCAAGTTTGTctttacttcttcttcttcttctttccctCTATTTATTTCATGAAAAATGtttcatcaaataataatttgctCAATGTTTCAGATGATACCTTTATGAAATTCATGGACACAGAAGGCGAGTTCAATACATCCGTAAGAAATGACGTAATAGGGATGTTAAGCTTACTAGAGGCCTCACATTTGAGGTTCCGAGAGGAAAATATATTGGAGAAAGCATTCAATTTCACCACAAAGCAATTTGAGACTATGTTATTGCATGATCGTGATCTCATTGATCTCATTAATCCCCACCTTGCCCAACAAGTTAATAATGCTCTCAACCAATCATTGCTTAAGGGTTTTATAAGAATGGATGCAAGAAGTTACTTCTCCTTCTATGAGAATTGCAATACACACGATAAAAAATTACTAGAGTTCGCAAAACTCGATTTCAACGTGTTACAGAGAGTGCATCAAAAAGAATTGGCAAAACTCACTAGGTTTTAAATCtaccataaataaatatttattagtaaGAACGTTAAAAGATCTATTACATCACACATTTTTGTTGCAGGTGGTGGAAAGATTTAGACTTTACAAATAAATGTCCATTCGCAAGGGACAGACTTGTGGAGTGCTACTTTTGTGCTTTGACAATTTACTTTGAGCCTAAATATGCATATGGTAGGGAAGTGTTTACTAAGGTGATATCATTTTTGTCTATATTGGATGATATATATGATGCTTATGGTACTTGGGAAGAACTTGTGTTATTCACCGATGCAATTAAtaggtatattatatatatttctatttttaatgagaggaaaacaattaaatgaattaatcatatttctcttttattattttcaggTGGGAGAGAATCGACTCAAATGAATTATcagaatatataaaatattttaatgatgcACTTCATGATTATATGGAAATCTTAAAGAATGAATGTATTGAAAGAAAATTTGTTGATGGCATTCATTATCTCAAACAAATGGtactattttttacttaattattaaatatttacatattaaaAGAGGGATATTGAGTCAATATATATGGTACTCATAACAGGTGAAGGTTATGGCAAATGCATATATGGAAGAGGCAAGATGgcttcataaaaaatatatcccTACACTAGAAGAATACATGAGTGTGGCGTTGATTACAGCTGCAACTCGATTCTTGATTGTCGCATCATTTATTGGAATGGATCCTATTTTAGCAACTAAAGATGCTTTTTGTTGGGCATTTGAAGATCCTCCCATTGTGAAAGCAGCTGCTGTCGTTGGAAGAATCATTGATGATATTGTCGGCTTCAAGGTAAAGTCAAATCAACGACTACATATTAGAATTTCGcataatattaaagttatagTAAACTCATAATGTGCACAAACACGACAGTTTGAACAAGAAAGGGAACATGTAGCATCATCAGTACAATGTTACATGAATCAACATGGTGTGTCGGAAGACATAGCAATATTTGAGCTAAAAAAACAAGTGACAGATGCATGGAAAGATATCAACTTTGAGTTAATTCAACCAACTAAAGTATCAAGGGCTTTACTTAGTCGGGTGGTTGGTCTTGCCATTTTTATGGTATTTTATCGAGATGAAGATGGATACACACATCCTCACTCCAAGGCAAAAGATCTTGCCGATCTGTTTGTCAACCCTATTGATGTGTAATGACATATTTCCTTGATTAAGTTTCATTGGACCATCGTCCCTTCTTTCTAAGTACTACATGATGCAAAACTATCGATTTTCTTATACTATCTTGAAGcaatatttctataaataatcTGTCAAAAAACATCTTATGTGTATTACTTTTACTATTATCAATGAACATGCATAGTCAATATTTATGTGCTAGATAATTTGGTAacacaatatattataatttatatatcatgTGCATAGTGTAAGAATATTGAGACAATTTAGTTAGGAAACCAAAGTGACTACCTAAGACAATATTTAAAGTCCCCATTTAGTTGTGTAAGTTACCATTTTGAAACAGAGATCCAACAAGTATGTACTTCAATGTATTTATATCAGAAGATCAACACATGAACCACGACTATGACCATTATGATCTGAATTTATGGCCAACAATTTCTTAGATCGTATATCCTCGATCTCCAACGTGTCCTCTATTACAAAATTGCGCGCTTCATGATCATTGAATAAATCAGAATCCACCAGTAGACATGAAAGATTAGCAATGTCAGCAACATATATTGTATTGCAAATGTTGTACAGTTTTGTATGATAACCCCTCGATAGATCCAATACCTCAATAAGATCATAGCTGTATAACAGCTCAAACACAAAATTAGTAGTAAATACATAACAGAATAACATCTACCATTTAATATCCCCAATGCTATTCCTTtgacaataatattatcaagtaaaaaaactaatagAAGCAAGCAAGAATGAGCTCCATTACTTATACACGTACATACTTGATTattattaccaatttaattacaATAGCAAGAACAAAAACAACGACATTAATCGAGGAAACGCGAAAGACGTATCGATCAAGCAAGAGCCTCCTCCATACAAGAAAGATTCGACCATCCAATTCAAACAGAAACAAAGCTCTCATGCTATCACAAGTACGAAGCGCGGTTTAAGGTTTGATTTCCACACATTCAGGTAGGTGGGAAGAGGGTGAGATATATCTCGTATTGATTTTTCCTTGTTTCTGCAATTCTTTACTATATATACAAGACTGAGTTTTTATGTTAATCAAAAATTTAAGGGAAGATTAATAAACCCCTTTCTTCCTATACATATTCTCATTTAAcacatattacaatatatttatcattaaacttTGATATTTCTATgcaatttaaaaactttaatcattgattgatatttatagtatatataataaaaatgtataaatcttttataataaaataaatatataatacaaaacattatgtataaaactaaatatttattaaattaaaacaaaagtttaactttaattaaaaagttaaatataaataatctattaaataagaatattaatatatcaattaaattaacgtggtttgaataataataaaattgaaaataataatggtaaattaaactcttaaatcaaatttattaatgatagCTAACTAAAAGGGACATATCTATATAGGGTTCGGGTGGGCTGAAGTCCActcctaaaaaataaataattttttttgtttatggttcaaatttgactatacccgctaatttcttaaatttttttaatatatttcagtatttatttatttaattattttatggtgTTAATTTGAggcaataaaatattaacaaattattatgattaatagctcttaaaaaaattaaaatagaaaaggtAAAGGAATATGAGAATGATGGATCATGTATATAgacaagaaagaaggatttcaaATACCGGACAAGGCGTGTTGGAAGATTTTGTCCTATTTTTGCATTAttccaaaatttataattagacCAACTTGTCATTTTTTTGATATATACACCTTAcctgaaatatttaatttatatacaaaatacaTATGATAATAGGAATCATGGTAAAAAGGGATGCAATTGTTATGACTATTCTCTCACTATTTAGATATATAGGATTAagactattttaatattagttaatgctatatatgtttgattcagtttatacattatttatttttataatgatatgaatatttaatatattatattatttataccatataaaaacattatgttatataattttatcataattttttttcttctaaacaatataatataaatggtgCCAGTGGAAATTCTTGAAACGTCCAAATATAGATGATtgtaaaaataagatatatttgACCTAAAGTATTGGAAGATTTTAAATATActcaaaatgttttgaattttaatattttgtgttagtTTCATTACTTgtatttagtttattttcatgtaagtttataatattcaatttattttaattcgtTAAGACTTAAAAGGTTtgattaagtttaaatttttatttaataataatatttaataattaatatatagttatatacaATGTTATagatatttacaaaataattttttttataaatcatcactatataaataactcattattcaattatatatttataatttttttataaaataatttgatttttgattaacttaattttaaatagtaataatttgattttttttattaaattgttattatatgaataaaattggttttaatacttatttataatatatatttttaaaatttaatttaattaaaataaaaaatagataattatataaaaaaataacattacttttttttaatgaaaaaaaaaacgttacTCAATAAGTTAACGAGCTCATAAGTTTtcgagaaaattattaatttttagacGAACTCTACCGGTTTTACTGAACGAATCTCAGAATGCGTTATTGAATTAAACGAATGAGACGACAAAATTGATAATTTCTCTCTAACTAGATAGtctatcaaaaaataatttggaagataaaccaaattcgaattatattttcggtttttgaattgaattctaaaccgattcaaattcaaatacggtttttggtttggttttcgagtttaggtttcaactcgaaaaccaaccgaaaaccgaattcattttttattatttatttttattatatattatataatttattacatattatatattaaattatcatgatCCTCCTACTGTATCCCTAATATCCAGTCTAATAACTCagtaaattcaaattttttcattcatttttctctttctctagTCATCTACCTTACTGGCCTACTGTCCTTCTAATAGTCCACCTCATCTCtaactttaaaaatatctaaattctTCACATATCTAGCTATTTTACTAATCCCACTCTAATGTAGCAcagtggtaagagtcgacttaaaAGACCAAAAGATCACAGATTCGATTCAATTTtgaagcgctttgagtttaaactGGGGGTCATGACTGTGGGGTTGTAATGCTaactctctttatttttatttttttaaaatctagcTATTTCACTAGTAATATCACCACCTCTCCACCGCCATATATTGTCTTCGTCAACATTGTTTTACTTATATCGTTCAATCGCCAAATATTGACGTTGAGTCACTAAGCTTAGTTTGCGtgctttataattttttattataatttaagtagataagatctctctagcaacttatttattttgttaactcttttaagaaattttctttcattttatgGATAGGTATTTAGTATGAACCGAatattcgaattcaccgaattcgaatttattcaaatcggtttggttttcgaatttgtttaaaaataataaaaatttgaagaaccCGAATAATCCAAAAACTGAACCAATGAACACCCTTAGTGATAGGGTGAAGGAATGAGAGAAAGAATCACATTATTGGCAAGACAAAATTGAGTAGagtgataaattttattattttttcagctAATCAGATTGCAGCACAATACGTTAACCCTATTTAACCCTATTTAGtatgtaaaaaaataagtatatttatAGATTGCTAAATCatgataaaataacttaatagCGTGTGATTTagcttaattaaaataataaaacatgtttGAAGCCTATATAAGAGAAAACAATGTGAACTACATAGAGAAGAATATATGCTGGAGTGACGAGACTCAGCATTAGTGAGTCCCATTATTTGTGGGGGAGAAAGCAATTTCAAATAAGAGTTGATCGTTCAACTGCCAAATTTCAGGCGTCTGTCTATATGGGGAGATCATTTTCTGAAATATGCTTCTACTAATGGTTCCTCGGTAAGTATATATGTAATGAATAATTAGATTATGTTACTCaataaattatacaattatctaaaattccaaaatataatatatttgaaccATTCTCCtcattattttagtttttatatattattgtataatagGATAATAAGATACCAAACCAAGTGTACAATGAGTTGAAAGAAAGAATAAGGGAAAACCTCACCTCTCCACATTTGAGCATGAATGACCTCCaaagaaaaattaaactttattaatGTGATTCTCGGCATATATTATCATTTTGAAACTGAGATCGAACAATTACTTCGATGCATTTATATTGATGGTCAACACATGAACCATGACTACACTGACTACTGACGCTTCACAATTGCGCTCTTTGTTTTAGGTTACTAAGACAACAAGGATATAatgtttcttttattatattattaaaattattatcttatatatattatttaatgtattaataataattaaaattataaataatttaaaaattaataagtaattaataaaaaaatatcgaaaagaattattaataaactCACATTaattctattcatataatttatttttttatcttttatttatcttttattaagttaatattttaagttaatattttattttaatattatattttagtatgtttaattttaattataaatattacatttatgaaattaaataatttattaattgaataaaaatgtaataggtgtagagaatgttaatgtgaGTAGCTTAGGTTatgtgactaattgtgtttatgttgttacgtgtgtatac
This genomic window contains:
- the LOC124910157 gene encoding probable terpene synthase 2 yields the protein MSTNIVNVMNGIVRPTAKFQASIWGDHFLKYASSTHDSSDNHTRHQVYIELKERTRKKLTSKTMSASEKLNFIDVIQRLGINYHFETEIEQVLQCINIDSQRMNNDYDYDDLRTCALRFRLLRQQGYNVSSSLSLLLLLLLSLYLFHEKCEFNTSVRNDVIGMLSLLEASHLRFREENILEKAFNFTTKQFETMLLHDRDLIDLINPHLAQQVNNALNQSLLKGFIRMDARSYFSFYENCNTHDKKLLEFAKLDFNVLQRVHQKELAKLTRWWKDLDFTNKCPFARDRLVECYFCALTIYFEPKYAYGREVFTKVISFLSILDDIYDAYGTWEELVLFTDAINRWERIDSNELSEYIKYFNDALHDYMEILKNECIERKFVDGIHYLKQMVKVMANAYMEEARWLHKKYIPTLEEYMSVALITAATRFLIVASFIGMDPILATKDAFCWAFEDPPIVKAAAVVGRIIDDIVGFKFEQEREHVASSVQCYMNQHGVSEDIAIFELKKQVTDAWKDINFELIQPTKVSRALLSRVVGLAIFMVFYRDEDGYTHPHSKAKDLADLFVNPIDV